A genomic segment from Elusimicrobiota bacterium encodes:
- a CDS encoding class I SAM-dependent methyltransferase yields MKCIICDSDKNNIYCIAKSLDSFENIEYAYLRCNSCGLVFLMHRNNTDRTNIYEEGYYSREKPAFNKIIEQIMFYFGYWRWKKIEKYFGRSDGNKKLLDIGCGKGKFLHIARSNNWLVYGIEPSSRSYEVAVNKYHLNVLPREMCPDQFNAKEFDLITLWHVFEHLDNPETCLKTIHKWLKEKGCILIAVPNIGSIMSKFGKELWFNLDPPRHVFHYSQKSLEKILCKNNFAIINKSHFYPEIDFISVVLTLLNKIGIYPNFLFNFLKRNRKALPDNIFIFGLNLIITLSSLILIGIPIIFFTFIQALLGKGETMIIIAKKL; encoded by the coding sequence ATGAAATGTATTATTTGTGATTCAGATAAAAATAACATTTATTGTATTGCAAAGTCCCTGGACAGTTTTGAAAATATTGAATATGCATATTTAAGATGCAATAGTTGCGGGTTGGTATTTCTCATGCATCGGAACAATACAGATAGAACAAACATTTATGAAGAAGGTTACTATAGCCGAGAAAAGCCGGCATTTAATAAGATTATAGAACAAATAATGTTTTATTTTGGTTACTGGCGGTGGAAAAAGATAGAAAAATACTTTGGTCGTTCTGATGGAAATAAGAAATTATTGGATATCGGTTGCGGTAAAGGAAAATTTTTACACATTGCAAGAAGCAATAATTGGCTTGTCTATGGAATAGAACCCTCTTCCAGAAGTTATGAAGTTGCGGTAAATAAATATCACCTGAATGTGCTACCACGGGAAATGTGTCCTGACCAATTTAATGCTAAAGAATTTGATTTAATTACTTTGTGGCATGTGTTTGAACATCTTGATAATCCTGAGACCTGTCTCAAAACAATTCACAAATGGTTAAAAGAAAAAGGATGTATTTTGATTGCCGTTCCCAATATTGGCAGCATAATGTCCAAATTTGGAAAAGAACTATGGTTTAATCTTGACCCACCAAGACATGTTTTTCATTATTCACAAAAGTCCCTTGAAAAAATATTATGTAAAAATAATTTTGCAATAATTAATAAATCACATTTTTATCCGGAAATTGACTTTATAAGTGTAGTATTGACTTTACTGAATAAAATTGGTATTTATCCGAATTTTTTATTCAATTTCTTAAAGCGTAATAGAAAAGCATTGCCTGATAACATTTTTATTTTTGGATTAAATTTAATAATTACTTTATCATCTTTGATTTTAATAGGGATACCAATTATTTTTTTTACTTTTATTCAGGCACTTTTAGGTAAAGGAGAAACTATGATAATCATAGCTAAAAAATTATGA
- a CDS encoding class I SAM-dependent methyltransferase — protein sequence MKILDIGCGNNKKHPDAVGIDFSSDSNAEIIHNLNIFPYPFGDNEFDLVYMVSILEHLDNIFKVMEEVWRITKNGGKIIIFGPTRFSSALYDDPEHKRAFTLKSFDYFIEGTKSYRYKKSKVCFSKIKSEYQMEWNKKNYSLYERCVLWWANKHPVFYTKHMESICPVQRVYFELQVVK from the coding sequence ATGAAAATTTTGGATATAGGTTGCGGGAATAATAAAAAACATCCAGATGCTGTAGGAATTGATTTCAGCTCAGATTCAAACGCTGAAATTATCCATAATTTGAATATTTTTCCTTATCCTTTTGGTGACAATGAATTTGATTTGGTTTATATGGTTTCCATTTTGGAACATCTGGATAATATATTTAAAGTTATGGAAGAAGTTTGGCGAATAACTAAAAACGGTGGTAAAATTATTATTTTTGGTCCAACACGATTTAGTAGTGCTTTATATGATGATCCAGAACACAAAAGAGCTTTTACTTTAAAAAGTTTTGATTATTTTATAGAAGGTACAAAAAGTTATAGATATAAAAAAAGCAAGGTTTGTTTTAGTAAAATTAAATCTGAGTATCAGATGGAATGGAATAAGAAAAATTATTCATTATATGAAAGATGTGTTTTATGGTGGGCTAATAAACATCCTGTGTTTTATACAAAACACATGGAAAGTATTTGCCCGGTTCAGAGAGTGTATTTTGAGTTACAAGTTGTAAAGTAA